Genomic segment of Apostichopus japonicus isolate 1M-3 chromosome 8, ASM3797524v1, whole genome shotgun sequence:
aggaaacttcgtgcCTTATCCTTTCGCCGTAACACTAACAGACCATTTTTTGTAGTAGCATTAGGCCTTGTGTTTGTGTAGAGTTTAGGCACATTAGGCCAGTGTACTAGTACGAAGTTAACGACtttgactgaaagaaagatttgagctgtgagctcatcccctagTGTTTAACACctgtttgataacatttttggcacgtttccaaataACGTTGCACATGGAGTAAAtgttttggctccactctagaattaattaggtcagtcagttaagaaaggatcggtaaagttatgagAAATATTGTCTTAggcgttcaagaaaagtaggtaaaatatcccCGTTACAtataggtaagtaaaacacacctcaatcCAACGGACTcgtccgcatgaacaaaacaagcTATTCCCCCATgaaacacgaggcacagtccatACCATACACGCATAGCACGATTATAAGGCCCctagctatggccatctttatgaaagtaacccTTGTGATCACATTTTTTAGGCCACTTGTCATGATTgactaaatgcttaatattgtttccatgtttttGTAAAAACGTAAACTCCGCACAATACAATTAGATGTGTTTTTgaagttacgtgagatccgtaactaCCGagatggttaggctatttgctatacacttaactatgttaggatattaattttccgtatttttggaaattatagaaaatactttcttttctccCCGATTAACACAAGATGTGGtcttatattcataaatggggtgtactagagccttgtttacatgacattagttgcatttagcactatatgccagtttcgcgtgaatttttcgaaagtgttttgctcgatcttctgtaaaatttgaaaggtgtaccaccttaattttcgtacacaattggtaatttctcttctgattttcatttttttttctcgatacagTCAATTGAATTagttgtgcattgagtataaacttatcgcgaatgcaagaaCTTTCAGGAATATTGTTTTTCCCGAACGGACGTTGAGAACTGTTTGAATATTAACCGGTAATTGTTATTGTTCGCGGGAAGTTTTTATGCTAACGTTTCACTCATCAATCCAACTGTTTTGCGCACACTGAATTTAAACAGTGTAAGATTCCTGCTTAACACTATCCGTTCTCTTGACCGAGTATAAACCTTCGGTCCTCCTTCTACCGGCGACGATCAATATTCTTTTGTTACCGGCAGGGctgtaaaaaatgttttttttcctgcAAGGAAGGTATAATTTCCCTCGAACCATACGCTTTAGCGGCGCAGGGGGTGTGTGAGGGGGCACGGGGGTGTGTGAGGGGGATGTGCCCCCCTCACAAGGTACAGATTTTTGAAAAATGAGGATGCAATTGGCGCCATTTGGTGCACCTTTTTGGCGATTTAAAACAACTTGCAATCGTTGAGACCAGTGCTAATTTGAACTTAAAAaggtaataaatataatttttaaaacaaactggTTTAGTGTGTCAGTTTCTTGAGTTCTTACCTTGACAAAACTCAAAGTAGTCTCATCTCAAGCAATCACTCCAGTctgataataatttattatacatcTATAACCCGGCTGTCACATTGTACCACATCAATTATTAATatgtaatgtaaacaaacatgagaTGCAAGTGAGCCACTGATCTCTACACATCAGTGGAGCTGGAGCGAGCACGTCTATTTTAGCAATGGAGTGCGCGATGGATCCCATCAGTTTTTATGTACAGTGTGCCGCATGGCTTGGAGCAGAGAGATAAATTGGATATGGTTCACAATAAAAATagaacaaatgaaataaaaatcctTCAAAGAGGACGCCCAGTAagcctttattattatattgtgttGGATCGATCAAACTGAGCAGACTTTACACTTCTTCAAATATTTCTGATAAAGACTAAATAAACGAAGCcactttgtatttttgttgacGTGTGGGCCTACCCGACTACCCCTATCAATTTATCAAAGCGCACGAGAAAAAAACCACTCCTCACTTCACGTACAAATAATATCGAAACTTTTTAAAATGACAATCACATGTTGACAATCAGTGCATCACACTACCTACGAAAAGTTCTGCGTGCGCGCAATCTTTGTCACAATaacgagtaatgatgtgtccccaaaCCACTCACAAGGGCAATGTCAATGTCACACTGACACCCACGGCacagcgcgggaaggttgctgtaaaAAATTAGCCTggcgggaaatgttttgaacaacaatattgccattccacattaaaaaaaaaattatattgtatgttagaaagtaaacgttttctgtcgtatgaatttgacttcagctCAGTGTTCCCtttaaggtgcgggattcccttcaactgactcagtaatcccgcaaagaaaaaatttgtctgctggaaatccccgcattgTTTTCTTGCATAAGTTGCATTCTCGATTAGTTTATACTCAATACACAACGTATATACTTGACTGTATGGAGATAAAacctctgaaaatcagtagagaaattaccaattgtgtacgaaaagtaagttggtacacctttcaaattttacgaaagatcgagcaaaacactttcgaaaaattcacgcgaaactggcatatcgtcttaaatgcaactaatgtcatgtaaacaaggctgtAGTACACCCATTCtagaataaaccgtaagaccacatctggtgttaagcgggggaaaaagaaagtattttctagaatttccaaaaatacggaaaaaataatatcctaccatagttaagtgcatATCAAATAGCATATAACCACCttgtcggttacggatctcacgtaactacaaaacacaactgtattttgcgaagttgttttctacaagaacatggaaacaatatttagcatttagttaatcatgccaagtggcctaaaacataagTTATTACAAGGTTCACTTTCATAATAAAGATGGCAATGGCTataggggccttgatatcgtgatATGCGTGTATGTACGTATGGGCTGTGCCTCGTGTACTACATCAAACGTtccttggaaacgtgccaaaaaaaaaaaaggttaaccaacaggtgttagacaggggaagcgctcacagttgtttggcaatgtacagtacctgggaaaattcccAGGTACTGCGCGAACACCgacgggaaatcggcagtgtgttcgcgggaaattgaacaaggttttccaacattGGCTTGAGAGATTCAGCGGGCTTGCGGCGGCGATGCCATTAAGtgtattaaataattatgatgCTATTTTGGGTCATTTCAAGTGAGAAATAAAGACACCCAGACACTAAAGTTAGTGTTTCtgattttttattaataattttttttaaattttatttcctcTTTGGCTCTTTCtctaacccttttttttttttttgctgcgTGTGAGATTTCCCACGAGTTTTCAAGATTTCCCGGCAATGAGCATCCCGTTTTGCCCTCTTTTTACAGGCCTGAGTTACCGGATTGGAAGGAATTAAGTAGGATTACAGCCATTGACCGTCTGACGGTAacaatgaacttcacacttcTAGCAGGCATGAATAGAATTAGGGAAGCCTTCCGACGGAATCTGTGCTCTGATAAACAGTTCCCCGCAATTAACTGCATTTTAATGCCGGTTTTAACAAAAGATAGAGCGAGGTTTAAACGCACAGAGCGCAATAAAAGAGCGCAGTTTACCAAGTTACTTATGGGCGGTACTGTAACTGAGGCCATAGACCCCATTTTGTAATACTGTATTTTAGGATTGATACCATTGAGTATGGCATGATAAAAGTGAAGTGCTTATTATAATGAACTCAACCCCTAAGGCTTTTACAACCAGTTTCAACTACTGTTTGTCCCTCTCCTTCTTCATAGCTTTTCAATGCAGTCCTGCTTTTCATCTAATTCCATTATCATAGTTGCCTGCTCTACCCTCTATTACTGTTTTCACCCATCATATTTACTCAACTGTCTTGAAGGAACTTGAGCAAGTAGCATGCGTTATTCTGACTATCTTGtcagtatattgttttatataatgctCTATACCAGCTCTGTCTTCTGCTTTGAATTTTAGCTGTAACTAGTAATGAGGAGAGTGATGGAGATGAAGATCATGTCCCTGTTTGCAAACGTCACAACACTTCAAAGGGTCAACAAGGTATGGACTGCAATCTCTGCCATTTGCATTGAAACCACAATTAATAGTACACATATACAGGAGAGAAGTAGATGAATGTGTCTAACACAGTAATTTTTAGAGCAACTATATTTTTGAAgtgcttctttcattttttcatttcatttatattgttttatataacatAAGTATGATATAACAACATAGGAGATATGAACCAAAAcctgtgaaaggaagtgtactaaaaaccCTATGGGGCTTGTtgagtagtgacactccctgacaaaatacagaactttacaactTTACTACTTATCAGAGGTATAAGCATGTAGTTTTATCCACCCACAACACCTAATAGGCAattagcattgtttttttttattagaactTTCACTTCCAATCTGCTTTACTTGTGCTCTGAaacttctattttttgtttagaCCTGTGTGAGGCTGTATGCGTGGTGGGATTCTGTGTTAAGGGGGAAAACTGAACATAGGTTTTGATCTCATCTgtcaaaaggaaacaaacaaattgtttgaGCTGTTGCATGGTGGTTTAGAGAGCTGTTTATCGATGGTACTTGTACCTGTGGTACAGTAGGTCCGTCTCATTGTGGGGCTGTGAGATTTGTACAATAACTTTTGAGAGCTATATTCCTGCAGCAATGAGTGTTTTGTTGATTTGTACAATGAACAGACCTATTCAAGACAGATTCATGCGCATGGTGTGAATAGTCAACTGGAGGCGGTccgtcctttttttttggacatgtgagAATAGGTTAAGTACAAAGGAGATTCTTCCATATTCATGCAGCAACCTAGTATACATTGAATAGCTGAAcagattttaaactttcaacAGGTTCATATCAAGTACACTACACACTTAAAAAGTTATTGATAATTGATTTGGAAAATTTGGACTTGTCCCAGTGGAACATTACACAGACCAGAGATGTGTGAGCAAGGGCCACAATagatttgataaaaacaaaaagatgcaCTTGCAGAAAATTCTTAGAgtgtaaaatttctttttgtattcTTAACGGGAAGCACAATTTTACAGGTATGaaagaatattattaaaataagagCATTTCAGatctatatttattatatactgtactgtaggctgtCACTTGTCTGAAGCACTTTTCATGGGTATGTCTACATGCATCTATTACTGTGTACatgatacatactgtaatgcTTCGTTGAATTTGTATGAGCAATTGTACCATCATTATTCATTAAATTGGACCAGTGGAATCAATTGCCTTTACTTTTGACTTAAGCCAACATTCCACCATGAAGCTCCAATGTGAATTATCcacatttttaatattcttttcattaaaatatttcaacttgtGACATGATCATTGCATTTGGAATGTCTTTATTCATTTGGAAATTAATTGAATGAAGAATGTTATGTTATGGATATGGCTAACCCATGTTGGAAAAAATTGGGGGAGAGGTGGAGACAAATCAAGGTAGTATGGGTGCTATTATAATTGCACCATATATTCCACTCAATTGTTACAGCAAACTGAATGCATTGTTAAGGAAAGTAAGATTTACCTGTTTACACCTATGTGCAACAGCTGGTCTTGACATGGCATATCAATTGATAAACAATCACATGACAAAGTTCTGCTGTATTGGGCATATTTGCTAAATATtggaatgaaaacataaaattgaTATTGATCATAAATATATGAGCAAATAACATGCATTTCTGACTATCTTGccagtatattgttttatataatgctGTAAACCAGCTCTGTCTTCTGCTTTGAATTTTAGCTGTAACAACTAATGAGGAGAGTGATGGAGATGAAGATCATATCCCTGTTTGCAACCGTCGCAACACTTCAAAGGGTCAAAAAGGTATGGACTGCAATCTCTACCATTTGCATTAAAGCAAAAATTtatactacaatatatatatatatataggagggATAGAAGTATTTATGTTAATTCCTTTTATGTTTACTCAATTATTTTTAGATCACATATCATTTCATCACATGCAAAGTATATTTTAGCAGTGCTGCTCATTAGGTTTTAGTCTTCCACTGCTAACAACTGATAGGCAATGACTGGTGGTTGTTTGTTGTATGGACATTCAATCCCAATCTGGTGCTctgaaattgttattttgaaacaCTGTGAACATAGTCTACCATCATATGGTTCTCTACACATAGTGATATAAGGATAAAGATTTGGCCAAGTCTCACTGGTTACCAGACTACCAGTTGTACTTCATTCTTACCCACCGATGCcaaaatttttgtttgtttgggcATCTTGACCAATCAACCCCAAAGTGGTTGTGGTACAACAGTACCAGGGATGGTTTGTCAAGAGGAATTTtcctacacattcaattctagCAAATAGATGTTACTCTAGACTCCACCCCAGCTCTTATTGTGGTCTGCTGAAGATCACTTAAATATGGGACCGTGTCTGTTCAGTGTCTCTCTTTGTGGGGACAGATGAAGCACTTGTGCATTgtgatatcatataatatcaaaGCTGAATGCTTTTGCATGAATTTGGGCAATTATAGTAAGCATGACATTTTAGTTATAGAAAGTGCTTCCATGTGTAGAGATGCCTGTTCATGGAAGTGCAGGAGAGTATAGATTGTATCAAGGGTCACTTGTACGTCAGTTCAAAatagtttgtgttttttgtaagttttcactGTGATTTACTAGTACTGAGTACCTTCTACTatttgatgtgatatgatattatttcttaCAGTAAGGAAGTATACCATATGGGAAAAGAGCCATGAGAAGAAAATACATCACAGGAACCTCAAAGACGATGCAAGGTAGAAAAATCTGCTTAAATCACAGGAAGTCTTATCAAACCTTCAATCAATTGTGGATCCATGTTTGACTTTAgtattagttaattaattaattaattaattaattaattaattaattatttatttatttatttatttatttatttatttatttatttatttatttatttatttttttatttttttttcctccgtttatttcaactatacattaatatacaaatatacaaataacgtATCCATTCAAAAATAGCAaaagttaaataacaatgaaattgaGCAACACCATGCAGTATAATATCGACCAACATGGCGGATAGAAAACAAATTAGTATGATAAGAACAAGTAGAAGAATAACCACAAGAAGAATTCCAGACTTACtagaaaatattacaacaaataACAGCAAATTATAACAATTGAGGATGTGGAAATTgcgaaaaattaaatatttgaggTTTTTATTAATGAGGAGAAAGCATCCTTGAGTTCCTCGAAATTAATgttattcttattattctttttgttaTGACGAAAAATATGGTTCTCCACCTTTAATGCAAACGTGAACTTATGAATAAATTCATTACAACTTAAGGTCTTGTTTTGACGCTTGGTACTGAAAATATAGAACttaagatgaagaatgagaaaaTTATAAGGGTGACGTTTCTTTAATAAAAACCCGAAGAATAGATCCTCTTTTGTAAAGTGAATATTTATACCAATCACCTTACTGACCACTTCACCTATAAAAGAAGATGTGATGTGACATTCCCAGAAAAGATGATGAAtggtttcaatttcaattttacagAATGAACATAACGTGTTGTCAGAGATACCCATGAGGTTAAGGAGTCTGTTGGTTGGAAGAATTCTATGTAAGAAACGGAATTGAAAGTAGGAGAGTCTCGTCTCAGAAATAGAGTACCAGGGCATACTGAAAATGTTACTCCAATCGTGACAACTGAAACCCCTAAACTCTGCTTTCCATTTGGCCAAAGCAGTTGGCTCCACTGCAATTTTAGTCATGTAGAAATTACGATAAAGATACTGAGAAACAGAACCTGTATAAAACAATATGTTATCaaacaaatcaatatttaaattagtaATGTCATTTATGCTACACCCACTCTGCTTCCACTGAAGAGGGATACTGCGAATCAGTCCCCAGTAAACAGTAAAGGGAAAGTGTGCCAGCTGgaacttttctttaaaagtgTGGTAACTTAGGGCCTTATTGTTAATGTTGAAAAAATCCGAAACAAACTTCACACCCTTTTTGTACATGAAATCATAGTAGAAAATCTTGTTATTGATGCGAATATGATGATTGTTCCAAATGATTTGTTTACCGAAGTTATCAGAGGGAGAATAAAAAGAAGCCTCCAGCCAGGCTCTAACTGTTTGGTCTACAAACATATTAGACAAGCGTGGGAGATCTTCCACCTTACAATTACACTGAAAAAGCAGCTTACCACCTAACTTGGACAAACTGTCAGTAAAAAATAGCTTCCAGACTCCTTCAGTGTTATCGCAATAACGCTTTATCCAGGTACATTTTAAACTGTTAATGAAACTTGGGATGTGCACAACATTTAAACCTCCTTTATCTAAACCATTAATGACACTGTTTCGCTTGACTTTATCCGGGTTTCCTgaccaaatgaaatcaaaaatggTACTTTCTACATCCTTAATAAAGTCACGCGGTGGGTTAGgaagaaccaaaaacaaatacacaagCTGTGATAGTGCATAACTTTTAACCAGAACGTTGCGGCCTACCGGGGTAAGATCTCTTGTAGACCAAAGTCGCAAACAGCTTTTAAGCCTCGAAAGTTTGGATATATAGTTTAATCTAAAGAGATCGTTCCCATTGTGCGTAAACCAAATACCTAACATCCTAACAGGACCAGCGGAAAACTTTAGATTATAGTTGTTTACAAAAGCAGGGTGGTGATGGACGTAAGACCCGAGAGGAAACAAAATGGATTTATCCATATTAATAGTCAAACCCGACgaaattttataaatgttaAGAATACGGAGAGCTTCATTTAAGGATGACTGGCTACCGTCCAGGAAGAATGTGGTGTCATCCGCATACTGAAGAAGCTTAGTTTCGAtaccaccaatttcaataccaTGTAATCTGCTACACTTTGTATAGATAGCCAAAACCTcagtacaaataataaataagtacGGGCTAAGCGGGCAGCCTTGACGCACGCCTCGCTGCACCGGAAAAAACCCGGTTGAATAGCCATTATTGCAAACACAAGCTGTGCAGTTGCTGTAAAAAGTACGAACCCAATTTATGAAACTTTGACCAAAGTTAAAAAACCTTAAAGATCTTATAAGAAAATTCCACTCTAGTTTGTCGAAAGCCTTCTCGAAATCGACGAACAACATAAAACCTGACATTTTTTGGAAATTACAGTGATCAATAAGATCAAGAACGTACCGGATATTTTCCCCAATAAACCGGCCGCGTAAAAAACCTGTTTGGTTTGGACCAATGATAGTTTCAATGACACATTTCAGTCTAGCAGCGATAGCCTTTGCACCAATCTTATAATCCGTATTCAGTAAAGTAATTGGGCGGTAATTATTTAAGTGGGTAGAATCTTTTTCCGGTTTTGGAATGAGGGTAATAATGCCTCTGGATTGTTCATGAGAGAGATGGATATTATTGTAGGAATAATTTAAAGAGTCAACTACATAGTTCCCCAGAAGATGCCAAAACTTTTTATAAAAATTTGCTGAAAGGCCATCACTGCCGGGAGATTTGTCATTAGTTAAAGAGTTAAGTGATATACTACACTCCTCGAACGTAAGTTCCCCTTCACAGCTATTAGAGTCATTCTGATTTAAATGCTTCGGgggaaaattaagaaaaatagtATCCGGGTTACAATGACTGCTCTTATATAAATTTCCATAAAACTTTTTGATATTTTGGAGAATAACATTACCGTCCGTATGAATATTACCATTAGCATCACAAATCTTACGAATAGAGTTCTTTTGTTTATTGCGTTTCTCAAGGTTAAGAAAATATTTGGTGTTCTTTTCGCCTTGTTCTACCCAACGAGCACGAGAGCGGATAATAGTTCCTTGAAGTTTAATATCGTAGAAGAGTAGCTGTTCATTTCGGGCATCTTGTAATTGTGTTCGGGTCTCAGGTGAATCGTTGCTGAATAGATGTTGTTCCAGTtgggctattttttttttttatttatttatttatttatttatttatttatttatttatttatttatttatttatttatttatttattgatttattgatttattgatttattgatttattgatttattgatttattgattgattgattgattgattgattgattgattgagtgattgattgattgattgattgatttatttatttatttatttgccacaaaagtacaaagtggagggaagtcttccataaagcttaaaagcatAACAATATGGAAGACTATATGGCACATAAAATGGCACATAAAATGGCACATAAAATGTCAGTAACTGGAACCTCAATTAATGGAATGGACCATTTACTTTTAATTATTCATTCCAGCATTCCACTTACTAAAACCATGAGTTTCAATTTGTAATCATGTATATTAGGCATATTAGTCACAAGCTAGACAGTAAAAAGTTCAATAACAAGAACTTTGACAACTGTGTctgctatatatgtataccatcCTATCATAATTATGGTTAGCCAGGCACAATACTGTTGACTACTGCATGTATCTGTATCTTAGAGTAAGCTAGTTTTCAGAAGCAACAATATTCCATGTGGGGTTCAGTGACATCACTGTATAgttcatattgttaataatcTGTCAAAATTCACAGAACAGGTCAgtgtttcacattttttttgtttttttttttgggggggggaggtgcatATGCATAGTAAGAGCCTTTGCCAACATAGGCTAACTTCTCAAGCCCAttccttttcaaaatttaatctcTCACCCTCACTACAGAAGGAAACTTGCAAGAGAGATTTGTCAGATGAGTCACAATCAGATATTTTAGCACCCATGTTGTTATTATTCTGGTAAACAAATGTGTCAAATTATCCCTATTTTACCCTGAAATGTGCATGATCAGATGATTTGTGGACATTTGTGTTGATATTAATTATTGGCATGTATTGAAACATAATGGTTAGCCtagttataatatttaattgagCTATTTTACATGAATATTAGGTCAAATGTCGTTTTGCAAATGCTTCTTACCTAACATGGCCGATGAAGTAGTGGCTCATCTATGATGTTAAAGAACGAGGTCATCTACGAGTCTTTTCTGATAACATATGTAAAATTTAAGTATAGTGTGGAAAACCACTTGAATTaaactgttaaatattcatgtgaATAATGATATACAATTGATCATATTGGAAAGGACATTATGTCATCAATTATTCATGAGTTGTGCAGTGTTTTTACTAGGATGTTAGAAATGGGGGATTGCCTCAGtcagtttttttaatttgtcgGCTGGGGTAGGGGGTGATTTTcccattttttatttatttgtatattaagaaGTCGCTAATACTTTgctgatgtttctttttgcacctAGATCAAAAAAAGATTAATGACTTCCTAAAGACACAGGGCGAAGATGTCCCATACAACTGGTTTATtgtgaaacaaaaattataaatgaatcTGGCAAATGCCAGAAGCTGACAGAGAAAAGAATGTTAAGTATGTTGGCAGATTAATTTAATCTTGTGTGTTTATcctgtaaaatattacaaagatttaaagttataatcTCAAAAAAACAACCAATTAGTGAGAGAAGAAATTAATGAGATGatcttcctatttttttttggaaaactgGAGAAGTATGTCATATTATCGACACCAATTCAAAATTACCAACCACTAACACAAAGTAATTAGGGTGAAACTGAACCACTGTATTCatgtacattatttgttttttcaaattCATAAGCGTTATTCATGTTCTTTGTAGTTTGGAAAAACTATTAAGCAATTTGGTTCAGCCATGATTGAACAGGTCTCCTATTAAACCAGAATAGTAacacaaaatgatatttgatttgCTTAGGTTGTACATTTTCAATAGCATACAAATGGAATGTTGTTACAACTTCAAATTACAAATCAAGCAATCCCTGCATAGATCATGCTACCCCTGACTAGATGTCcctttttgcaaatgaaaaagaactTACCTATACTACAAACTAGTATTCCAAATTAAGTGTATGTTAATTGAACCTGAAGCCCTGTAATACCATGTGATTGCAGAGAAAAGAGAGTTAGTGTACCTGGCTAAGGAGTATTAAACCATGTCACATCA
This window contains:
- the LOC139971399 gene encoding uncharacterized protein isoform X1, which gives rise to METAWFHSPVKLPIAHQKVTQILKTTGKKINISSGLVSDPQGCHLWEWKYSYDCLCKSNFKPQVATKAVTSNEESDGDEDHVPVCKRHNTSKGQQAVTTNEESDGDEDHIPVCNRRNTSKGQKVRKYTIWEKSHEKKIHHRNLKDDARSKKD
- the LOC139971399 gene encoding uncharacterized protein isoform X2, which gives rise to MSPFSIGKATHEYQWCSRNISPRKVSAKLAVTSNEESDGDEDHVPVCKRHNTSKGQQAVTTNEESDGDEDHIPVCNRRNTSKGQKVRKYTIWEKSHEKKIHHRNLKDDARSKKD